In Clavibacter californiensis, the sequence GACGCGAGGGTCTCGTCGTAGCCGTGGTGGCGGCCGGGCAGCTTGGTGGTGAGGAAGAGCTCCTCGCGGGGGACGCCGGAGCGGCGCATCCCCTCGCCCACCGCGGCCTCGTTGCCGTAGTTGAGGGCCGTGTCGAGCAGGCGGTAGCCGGCGCCGATCGCGCCGGACACGAGCTCGGCGCCCGCGTCGTCGTTCAGCCCGTACGTGCCGAGGCCGATGGCCGGGATGCGGTTCCCGTCGGACAGTTCCAGTGTGGGGATCGTGGTCATCCCCTCACGCTACGCCGGGGCGTCAGGCGCGGTCGGTGGCCGCGGATCCGGTGTCGGGGGCCGAGTCGACGGCCGCGTGGTCCGCATCCGCGTCCGCATCCGCCTCGCGCGCGTCGGCCACGTGGTCGCGTCCGAACACGGTCGTGAGGGCCCACGCGATCATGCCGCACACCGTGAGGATGTCGGCCACGTTGAAGACCGCGAACCACTCGACGGCGATGAAGTCGACGACGTGGCCGGACAGCGGTCCGTCCTCCGCGCGCGTGATGCGGTCGAAGAGGTTGCCGAGCGCGCCCGCGAGCACGGCCGAGAGCAGCAGCACCTGCAGCAGCGACGCGCGGTGCCGGATCTGCCACCCGACCCACACGGCGAGTCCCAGCGCGAGCGCCATGATCCCGACGGTGAGCAGCGGGCCGACCTCGGCGCCCATGCCGAAGGAGACGCCCGGGTTGTAGACGAGCGCGAAGCGCGCGGTCGGGAACAGCGGGATGGTCTCGCCGCCGCCGAGAGCGTCGACGGCCCAGCGCTTGCTGAGCTGGTCGAGGACGAAGCCCACGACCACCACGACGACCGCGAGCGCCACGACGACGGGGCGGGAGGTGCGGGGACGGCGTGCGGCGGGGGGTGCTGTGGTCACGCGATGAGCCTAGGCGGTGGTCGCGGCCGGATCCTCCGGGTCGCGGGCGTCGGCCGGCGCGATGGGCGCGGCGGCGGCCCGGTCGCGGATCCGCGTGGCCGCCTCACGCGGGAACGTGCTGCGGACGAGGTGGCGGGTGCCGTCGGCCGCCTCGATCGCGACGGCGGTTCCCGCGTCGAGCAGGATCGCCGCGCCGCCGCCCGGCAGCCGCCGGACGCCGATCCCGCCGACGGTCCGCGGGCGGAGGTGGTCGACGACCGTGCAGTCCGCGACGGCGGAGTACGGGATCCGGATGCGCGTGAGCGGCACGAGCGCCACCTCGACCTCGTCGGGGTCGAGCGTGATGCGGATCCGGAGCGAGCCGACGACGGCGCCGGCCGCCACCAGCAGGACGGCGACGACCACGCCGAGCGCGGAGCCCCCGGTGGCGATGAGAGCCACGAGGCCGACCACCGCGATCACCAGCCCGGCGAGGCGGACGGCGCGCGGCGCCGGCGTGGTCTGGCGGAAGCGCGCATCGGGTGAGGGCGTGGTCACGCCCTCACCCTAGGTGCGCGGGCCGTCCGGGCCGCGGTGCCGCGACGGATCAGGCGTGCTGCTCGTCGTGCTCGCCCTCGGCGATCTCCTCGATCAGCTTCGCGGTGAACGCGGGCAGGTCGTCGGGGTTGCGGCTGGTGACGAAGCCGCTGTCGACCACGACCTCCTCGTCGACCCACTCGGCGCCGGCGTTCCGGAGGTCGGTGGCGAGCGTCGGGTACGAGGTCATGCGGCGGCCGTCCACCACGCCGGCCTCGATGAGGATCCACGGCGCGTGGCAGATGGACGCGACGGGCTTGCCGGCCGCGAAGAAGGCCTTCGCGAAGGCGACCGAGTCGGCGTCGACGCGGAGGTCGTCCGCGTTCACGACGCCGCCGGGCAGCACGAGGCCGTCGTAGTCGGCCGCGTCGGCGTCCTTCACCTGCACGTCCACGTCGAACGTGTCGGCCTTGTCGATGTGGTTCAGGCCCTGCACCGTGTCCGACTTCGGGGACACGAGGACGGGCTTCCCGCCGGCCTCCTGCACTGCCTTCCACGGCTCCGTCAGCTCGACCTGCTCGAAGCCGTCCGTCAGCAGGAAGGCCACCGTGCGGCCCTGGATGCTCTCTCCGGTCATGTGCGTTCCTCCTCGTGAGAGTGTCGCCGCCCGGTCGGACGGCCTCCTCGACGCTACGCCCGCGGAGCTCCGTCGACCACGGTGCGGAAGACGTTCACGGGGCGCCCGGACACGGCGGTGTCGATCGCGAAGACGCCGCCGGAGAGCGGGTGCTCCTCGAGCTGCTCCTCCGTGAGGTTCTCGCGGGCGGTGCCGATGACCAGGGTGCGGAGGTCGGGTCCGGCGAAGGCCACCGAGGTGACGTTCGGCGCCGGGATCTCGAACTCGAGGTCCTTCGTGCCGTCGGGCGCCCAGCGGATCACCTTGCCCGCGCCGTAGATCCCGTTCCACGCGTACCCATCCACGTCGAGGGTGAGGCCGTCGCTCATCTCGCCGTGGATCCAGCGCTCGAGGTCGCCGAGCCCGCCGTCGGCCGAGTAGGGGGCGCGGTAGACGGTCTGCGCCCCGGTGTCGGTGAGGATCATGGTCCGGCCTGCGTCGGTCCACTCGAAGCCGTTGGCGACGGCGAAGCCGCCGAGGAGCGTGCGCAGGGCGCCGGATCCGTCGACCGAGTAGACGGCCCCGTCCGGCTCGCCCTCGGTGACGTCCATCGACCCGACGACGAAGCGTCCCTCCGGATCGACCTTGCCCTCGTTGAGGCGCATGCCGTCGTGGGCGTGCTCGACCCGGGCGAGGTCGCGCGTGATCCGGCCGGCGCGGTCGACGAGCACGATGCGGTCGCCGAGCCCCGCGACGAAGCCGCCGTCGTCGGCCGGCTGGAAGGACGCGAGCGGCGGCGGCAGCTCGAGCACGGTGTCGGCGGATCCGTCGACCGCGCCCTCCCACGGGCTGCGGTGCAGCGTGCCCGCGGTGATGTCGTTCCACATGACGTCGCCGGCCGGATC encodes:
- a CDS encoding signal peptidase II, translating into MTTAPPAARRPRTSRPVVVALAVVVVVVGFVLDQLSKRWAVDALGGGETIPLFPTARFALVYNPGVSFGMGAEVGPLLTVGIMALALGLAVWVGWQIRHRASLLQVLLLSAVLAGALGNLFDRITRAEDGPLSGHVVDFIAVEWFAVFNVADILTVCGMIAWALTTVFGRDHVADAREADADADADHAAVDSAPDTGSAATDRA
- a CDS encoding type 1 glutamine amidotransferase domain-containing protein; the encoded protein is MTGESIQGRTVAFLLTDGFEQVELTEPWKAVQEAGGKPVLVSPKSDTVQGLNHIDKADTFDVDVQVKDADAADYDGLVLPGGVVNADDLRVDADSVAFAKAFFAAGKPVASICHAPWILIEAGVVDGRRMTSYPTLATDLRNAGAEWVDEEVVVDSGFVTSRNPDDLPAFTAKLIEEIAEGEHDEQHA
- a CDS encoding SMP-30/gluconolactonase/LRE family protein produces the protein MTAITSDLRVLRDARAILVESLWWDPAGDVMWNDITAGTLHRSPWEGAVDGSADTVLELPPPLASFQPADDGGFVAGLGDRIVLVDRAGRITRDLARVEHAHDGMRLNEGKVDPEGRFVVGSMDVTEGEPDGAVYSVDGSGALRTLLGGFAVANGFEWTDAGRTMILTDTGAQTVYRAPYSADGGLGDLERWIHGEMSDGLTLDVDGYAWNGIYGAGKVIRWAPDGTKDLEFEIPAPNVTSVAFAGPDLRTLVIGTARENLTEEQLEEHPLSGGVFAIDTAVSGRPVNVFRTVVDGAPRA